The Streptomyces sp. A2-16 sequence GGGGTGGGGGGTGTCCGCCCGCAGCGGCCGGCGTCCGTTATCCAGACCAGACCAGGCAACAGCAACCGCCGGACCGAGGACGGATACCCCCCCCACCCCGGCCCCGACCCACAACGCACCCGCACGCGCTACGCACGCCCCCACCCCACCCGCACAGGCCGCCGCAGGCTCACGCAGCCGTGAGCGGCTTCGCGATGTCCTCCAGCGACCGCTGCTCCGCCCGCACCGCGAGGAACGCCGCCACCAGCCCCGCCGCACACATCAGCCCCGCCCCGATCTGGAACGCCAGCACCGTGTCCCCGACCTTCCCCGTGCTCGTGAGGTCGGCGAACAGCAGCGGCCCGCTGATGCCACCCGCCGCCGTGCCCAGCGCGTAGAAGAACGCGATCGACATCGCCCGCGTCTCCATCGGGAACACCTCGGACACCGTGAGATACGCACTGGACGCCCCCGCCGAAGCGAAGAACAGCACCGCACACCAGCACGCCGTCATCGTGCCCGCGCTCAGCGACCCCCGGTCGAACAGCCACGCCGTCCCGAACAGCAGCAGCCCCGACAGCAGATACGTCGACGAGATCATCACCCGCCGCCCCACCGTGTCGAACAGCTTCCCCAGCAGCAGCGGCCCGCAGAAGTTGCCGACCGCGATGACCGCGAAGTAGTACCCCGTGTCCCCCGTCGGCACGTCGAAGAACTGCGTGAGGATCGCCCCGAACCCGAACGTGATCGCGTTGTAGAGGAAGGCCTGCCCGATGAACAGCGAGAACCCCAGCACCGACCGCCGCCGGTAGTCGGAGAACACCGTCCGCGCGATCTCGGCGAAGGAAACACTCCGCCGCTGGTGGATCGTGATCTCCCCCTCGGCCCGCGGCAGAGCCTCACCACCCCGCTCCGCCTCCACCCGCTCCTCGATCGAGGAGACGATCCGCTCGGCCTCGTCGTCCCGCCCGTGGATCAGCAGCCACCGCGGACTCTCCGGCACATGCCGCCGTACGAGAAGGATCACGAACGCCAGCACCGCGCCCAGCGCGAACGTCAGCCGCCACCCCACGTCCTTCGCGAAGAAGTCAGTGTTCAGCGCGACGATCGACAGCAGCGAGCCGCCCACCGCGCCCAGCCAGAAACTCCCGTTGATCATCAGGTCGACCCGGCCCCGGTACTGCGCCGGGATCAGTTCGTCGATCGCGGAGTTGATCGCCGCGTACTCCCCGCCGATCCCGAACCCGGTCAGAAAGCGGAACAGGAAGAACCACCACGACTCGAAGGCGACCGAGGTGAGCGCCGTGGCGGCGAGATACACGGCCAGCGTGATCATGAACAGTTTCTTGCGGCCCCACTTGTCCGTGAGCCGCCCCCAGAACAGCGCCCCCAGGCACGCCCCGGCCACATACAGCGCCGCGGCGATCCCGGTGACCTGCCCGGAGGAGATGGCCAGCCCGCTCCCGGGTTCCGAGAGCCGGCTCGCGATGTTGCCGACGACCGTGACCTCCAGGCCGTCGAGGATCCACACGGTTCCGAGTCCGATGACGATCGTCCAGTGCCAGCGGGACCAGGGAAGCCGGTCGAGCCGGGCGGGGATGTCTGTCGTCACGGTGCGGCCGGTACCGGCCTGGGCGGTGGTCACGGATGGGCTCCCTCCTCGTCGAGCGAACCTCACGCGGGTGCCCCCGACCAGCCCGTCTACGCCCCCAGCGCCCGCGCCACCGTGTAGATCAACAGTCCCGCGAGCGAACCGACCACCGTGCCGTTGATCCGGATGAACTGCAGATCGCGGCCGATGTGCGCCTCGATCTTCTTGGTGGTGTGCTCGGCGTCCCAGCCGGCCACGGTGTCCGTGATCAGGGAGGTGATCTCGCGCCGGTAGGTGGTGACCACGTACACCGCGGCCCCCTCCACCCAGCCGTCGACCTTCGCCTGCACCTTCGGGTCGACGGCCATCCGCGCGCCCAGTGACAGCAGCGAGGCCCGCACCCGCAGCCGCAGCTCGCTGCGCTCGTCCTCGGCGGCGGCGACGATCATCGACCGTACGGCGGTCCAGGCGGACGCGATCAGGTCCTGCACCTCGCCGCGCCCCAGCACCTCGCCCTTGAGCCGCTCGACCCGCGCGCGGGTGTCGGTGTCGGACTGGAGGTCGGAGGCGAAGTCCGTCAGGAACCGGTCCAGCGCACCGCGCGCCGGATGGGACGGCATGTCCCGCATCTCGGTGACGAACCGCAGCAGCTCCTTGTAGACCCGCTCGCCGACCTTCTTGTCGACGAACCGCGGGGTCCAGCCGGGCGCGCCGCCCTGCACGGCGTGCATGACCTGCTCGTCGTGGAGGACGAGCCAGTCGTGGGCCCGGGTCACCACCAGGTCGACGACCCGCCGGTGCCCGCCGTCGGCGACGACCTTCTCCAGCATCTTCCCGATGCCGGGCGCGATCTCCTGGGCGTCGGCGCGCCGGGTGATCGCCTCGCCGACCACGGCCTGGACGTCGGAGTCCCGCAGGACGGTCAGGGCGCCCCTGAGCGCGGCCGACAGCTCGGCCGTGACCCGGTCGGCGTGCTCGGGCTCGGCCAGCCAGGCGCCGAGCCGGCTGCCGATCCCGACGGCACGCAGCCGCTGCCGTACGACGTCCTCGGAGAGGAAGTTCTCGCCGACGAACTCGCCCAGTGAGACCCCCAACTGGTCCTTCTTGGTGGGGATGATCGCGGTGTGCGGGATGGGCAGGCCGAGGGGGTGACGGAAGAGGGCGGTGACCGCGAACCAGTCGGCGAGCGCGCCGACCATGCCGGCCTCGGCGGCCGCGGCGACGTAGCCCGCCCAGGGGCCCGCCCCGGAGTTGTGCGCCCACTCGGCCAGGACGTACACGACCGCCACGAGCAGCAGCAGTCCGGTCGCGGTGAGCTTCATGCGCCGCACCCCGCGCTGCTTCTCCAGGTCCGCCTCGCTGAAGGTGTTCATCGCGCGGACGGGCGAGGCGGGGGCGGCACGGCTCGCGGACGGCATCGGTCCGTCCGTCCGCGCCCGTCGCTCCACGTCGGACGGTCCCGTGTCCTCAGGTTTCGTGCGTTCCATCCGCTCCACCCGTTCGGTGATCCTCCACACATTGTCCCTTCCTGACCTACTCCCGGAACGGAACAGGAGTTCCCGGCGTCAATCCGGACGAGGGAACCTGAGGGGGTCACGTCACTTGTCCCCCGGTTCATGCCTCATCATGGGTTGATCAGATCGGAGCCTCGGGCTCCCATCGCCCTAGGAGAACAGCACCACATGACTCGGCGTCATGGTTACGCCCTTCTCGCCGCGATCGTCGCCGTGATCGTGGCCCTGTCCACCGCCATCTACGTCGGAGTGGCGGCCGACAACGGCACCGCGGACCGGACCTCGCTGTCCGGCTCCCGGCCCGCACGCCCCTCCGCCGCACCCGCCTCCGCCGGAGTCTGGGTCGGCACCTGGTCCGCCTCCCCGGTCGGTGCCGAGCCCGGCACCGAGGCCGAGGGCATGACCGGCCGTTCCGTCCGCAACGTCGTCCACACCAGCGTCGGAGGTACGAGTGCCCGCATCACGCTGTCCAATCTCTACGGCCGGACCGCGCTGACCATCACTCACGCCTCCCTCGCCCTGGCCGCCGGCACACGGACCGCCGCGGCGCAGCCCGGGACCATGCGCCGGCTCACGTTCGCCGGGAACACCACCGTCGTCATCGCGGCGGGCGGGCAGGTGCTCAGCGACGCCGTCGCCCTCTCCGTCCCGGCCGGCGGCGACGTCCTGGTCACCACCTACTCCCCCACCCTGTCCGGCCCGGTCACCTACCACCCGACGGCCCGGCAGACGTCGTACGCCGGCGAGGGCGACCTCACCGAGGACGGCAGCGGGACGGGGTACACGCAGCAGGTCGACCACTGGCGGTATCTGACCGCGCTGGACGTGCTCAGCGACGAGGCCGACGGCACGGTGGTCGCGTTCGGCGACTCGCTGACCGACGGCAAGAACTCCACCGCCGACGCGAACGCCCGCTGGCCCGACTTCCTGAACCGGCGCCTTCGGACCGCGCTCGCCGCGGGCCAAAATCTGCCCCGCTACAGCGTGGTCAACGAGGGGATCGGCGGCAACCGGGTCCTCGCGGACGCCCGCGGACGCCCGCTGGAGAACCAGGCCGGCATCCGCCGCTTCCGGCGGGACGTGCTCGACCGGCCCAACGTCAAGATCGTCGTCATCGACCTCGGCATCAACGACATCCTCCGCACACCGGGCACCGTCGACCCCCAGAAGCTCCTCGCCGGCCTGCGCGACCTGGTCCGCCAGGCCCACGCCCGCGGCATCAAGGTCGTCGGCGCGACCCTCATGCCCGTCGGCAGGCGCACCACCTGGACCGAGGCCCGCGAGGGCGTCCGCCAGACCGTCAACGCGGAGATCCGTTCGGGCCGGGTCTACGACGCGGTGATCGACTTCGACAAGGCGCTGAGGGACCCCTACAACCCCCGCAGTCTCCTCGCGATGTACGACTCGGGGGACCGGCTCCACCCCAACGACAAGGGGTACGAGCGGATGGCGGCCGCGTTCGAGCTGCGGTTCCTGAAGGGGTCGACGGCGGCAAGGCTGTAGCCACGGGCCGGCGGGGGGCCGATCACGCCCCCGCCCCCGACCGCTGGTGCTCCCCCGCCCCCGACCGCTCAGTGCTCCCCGCGTCGCAGCTCCCGGGCCGCCTCCCGGCGCTCCAGCCTCTCCTGCCGCCGTTCCTCCCGCAGCCGCTGCCGGTCGGCCTTCCTGAGCTTGCGCTCGACCCCGACCCCGCCCCAGAAGGCGAACCCGGTCACGATCACGCGAGGCGCCCCCGGCTCACCCGGCACGCCCTCCTCGCGCTGGTCGAAGCCGCCCATGATCCCGATCCCGCGCACCACGACCTCCACCCCCGGCGGCACGATCACCTGCAGTCCGCCCATGATCGCGACACAGTTGATCACGACCTCCCGGTCGGCGAAGTTCGCCTCCCGCAGGTCGATCTCCCCGCCGCCCCAGAAGGCGAAGCAGTTGAACCGCCGGGGCACGGTCCACCGCCCCCTGCGCTGGAACCCGGACAGCACGGCGACGGCCCACGTCGAGGAGCCCTCCCCGCCGACGATCCGGGACGCCCAACTCCCGTCCGGCTCGGGCCGCTTCTGCATGTCCACCTTGGGAGCGACCACCTGGCCGACCGGCAGATCCCGGGTGATCGGCGCGAGCTCGCCGTACGTGCGCGCCTTGTACGTCGCCTCCAGCCGCTCCTCGAACTCCTCCATGTCGAGCCGCCCCTCCGCGAGGGCGTCCCGCAGGACCTCGGCGACTCGCTCACGATCGGCGTCGGAAGCACGCAGCTCCGGGAGTTCTTCCGTCATACGAAGCAGCCTACGAGGTACCTCACCGCACGGCTACGACACCGCTTTCTCCGCTTCTCCGGACGGGGGTTCGGGGGCGTCCCCCAATGAATGCAGCATCTTCGCGATCACCGCCTCGATGTCCGGCTCCCGCACCGACAGATCCACCAGCGGATACTCCGCCGCGACCCGCGCCACCAGCGCCGCCGCCGACTCGGACGCCGGGAACGCCAGCCACTGCCGCGGCCCTTCCACCCGCACCACGCGCGCGGGCGCCGCCTCGATCGGCGGCAACTCCCGCTCCAGGTCCACCACCAGCGTGCGCTCGCTCTCGCCCACCTCGTGGAGACCGGCGAGCGGACCGTCGTACATCAGACGGCCGTGGTCGATGACCATCACACGCGAGCAGAGCTGCTCGATGTCCTGGAGGTCATGGGTGGTCAGCAGGACCGTGGTGCCGCGCTCGGAGTTCAACTCGCGCAGGAATCCACGCACCTTGGCCTTGGAGATGACGTCGAGCCCGATGGTCGGCTCGTCCAGGTACAGCACCTCGGGGTCGTGCAGCAGTGCCGCCACGATGTCGCCCCGCATCCGCTGCCCCAGGGACAGCTGGCGCACCGGGACGTCCAACAGCTCGCCCAGTTCGAGGAGTTCGACGCAGCGGTCGAGGTTCTCGCGGTAACGGGCGTCCGGGATGCGGTACATGCGGTGCATCAGCTTGTAGGAGTCGATCAGCGGCAGGTCCCACCACAGGGTCGTGCGCTGCCCGAAGACCACGCCGATGCGGTGGGCCAGGCGCGTGCGCTCACGGGACGGGTCGATGCCCGCCACCCGCAGACGGCCGCCGCTCGGCGTCAGGATGCCCGTCAGCATCTTGATCGTCGTCGACTTCCCGGCGCCGTTCGGGCCGATGTACCCGACCATCTCGCCGCGCGCCACGGTGAAGGAGATCGAGTCGACCGCGCGCACCTGGCGCCGCTCCCGTTTCAGGAAGCCGGTCTTCTTGCGCACGTCGAAGACCTTCTCGACGCGATCCAGTTCGATGAAGGCATCCATCGCCACGTCCACCACTAACTCCCCGTACTCCGATACGACCCGAGCCCCGCCCGCCACGCGAACCCGGCGAGCGCACAGCACGCCACCGCCACCAGCGGCGGTGCGAAGGCCGCCCACGGCGGCAGATCCAGCGGGTACGGCCTGTCCAGCACATAGGAGGCCGGCACCCAGTTGACGAAGGCCAGGGGCAGCACGAACGTCACCCCGCGCACGAAGTCCTTCCCGAACACGCTCGGCGGGTACTGCAGCAGGGTCGTACCGCCGTACGTGAACGCGTTCTGCACCTCGGAGGCGTCCTGCGCGTAGATCTGGAAGGCCGCGCCCGCCACGAACACCGCGCAGAAGATCACCGCGCCGCTGACCACCATCACCGGCACCAGCAGCACCTTCGCCGCGCTCCAGGAGACGTCCACCGAGGCCAGCGCCCAGACCAGCACCACCGTGCCCTGGGTGATCCGGCCCAGCCGGCGCACCGCGAAACGGTCCGCGCCGATCTGCGCGAGCACCGGCGCCGGCCGCACCAGCAGGATGTCGAAGGAGCCGTCACGGATCCGGGAGCCCAGCACGTCCATCGAGCCGAGCACCAGGTCGGCGATCCCGAAGGCGGTCACCGAGAGGCCGTAGAGGAAGGCGATCTCGGGCAGCCCCCAGCCGCCCAGCGAGTCGACCTGCGAGAACATCAGCAGGATCCCGGCGAAGTCCAGGCCGGTCATCAGCAGGTTTCCGCACATCGTGACGACGAAGGAGGTGCGGTAGGTCATGGCGGAGC is a genomic window containing:
- a CDS encoding ATP-binding cassette domain-containing protein → MDAFIELDRVEKVFDVRKKTGFLKRERRQVRAVDSISFTVARGEMVGYIGPNGAGKSTTIKMLTGILTPSGGRLRVAGIDPSRERTRLAHRIGVVFGQRTTLWWDLPLIDSYKLMHRMYRIPDARYRENLDRCVELLELGELLDVPVRQLSLGQRMRGDIVAALLHDPEVLYLDEPTIGLDVISKAKVRGFLRELNSERGTTVLLTTHDLQDIEQLCSRVMVIDHGRLMYDGPLAGLHEVGESERTLVVDLERELPPIEAAPARVVRVEGPRQWLAFPASESAAALVARVAAEYPLVDLSVREPDIEAVIAKMLHSLGDAPEPPSGEAEKAVS
- a CDS encoding DUF1707 domain-containing protein; translation: MTEELPELRASDADRERVAEVLRDALAEGRLDMEEFEERLEATYKARTYGELAPITRDLPVGQVVAPKVDMQKRPEPDGSWASRIVGGEGSSTWAVAVLSGFQRRGRWTVPRRFNCFAFWGGGEIDLREANFADREVVINCVAIMGGLQVIVPPGVEVVVRGIGIMGGFDQREEGVPGEPGAPRVIVTGFAFWGGVGVERKLRKADRQRLREERRQERLERREAARELRRGEH
- a CDS encoding SGNH/GDSL hydrolase family protein produces the protein MTRRHGYALLAAIVAVIVALSTAIYVGVAADNGTADRTSLSGSRPARPSAAPASAGVWVGTWSASPVGAEPGTEAEGMTGRSVRNVVHTSVGGTSARITLSNLYGRTALTITHASLALAAGTRTAAAQPGTMRRLTFAGNTTVVIAAGGQVLSDAVALSVPAGGDVLVTTYSPTLSGPVTYHPTARQTSYAGEGDLTEDGSGTGYTQQVDHWRYLTALDVLSDEADGTVVAFGDSLTDGKNSTADANARWPDFLNRRLRTALAAGQNLPRYSVVNEGIGGNRVLADARGRPLENQAGIRRFRRDVLDRPNVKIVVIDLGINDILRTPGTVDPQKLLAGLRDLVRQAHARGIKVVGATLMPVGRRTTWTEAREGVRQTVNAEIRSGRVYDAVIDFDKALRDPYNPRSLLAMYDSGDRLHPNDKGYERMAAAFELRFLKGSTAARL
- a CDS encoding DUF445 domain-containing protein, with amino-acid sequence MERTKPEDTGPSDVERRARTDGPMPSASRAAPASPVRAMNTFSEADLEKQRGVRRMKLTATGLLLLVAVVYVLAEWAHNSGAGPWAGYVAAAAEAGMVGALADWFAVTALFRHPLGLPIPHTAIIPTKKDQLGVSLGEFVGENFLSEDVVRQRLRAVGIGSRLGAWLAEPEHADRVTAELSAALRGALTVLRDSDVQAVVGEAITRRADAQEIAPGIGKMLEKVVADGGHRRVVDLVVTRAHDWLVLHDEQVMHAVQGGAPGWTPRFVDKKVGERVYKELLRFVTEMRDMPSHPARGALDRFLTDFASDLQSDTDTRARVERLKGEVLGRGEVQDLIASAWTAVRSMIVAAAEDERSELRLRVRASLLSLGARMAVDPKVQAKVDGWVEGAAVYVVTTYRREITSLITDTVAGWDAEHTTKKIEAHIGRDLQFIRINGTVVGSLAGLLIYTVARALGA
- a CDS encoding MFS transporter; translated protein: MTTAQAGTGRTVTTDIPARLDRLPWSRWHWTIVIGLGTVWILDGLEVTVVGNIASRLSEPGSGLAISSGQVTGIAAALYVAGACLGALFWGRLTDKWGRKKLFMITLAVYLAATALTSVAFESWWFFLFRFLTGFGIGGEYAAINSAIDELIPAQYRGRVDLMINGSFWLGAVGGSLLSIVALNTDFFAKDVGWRLTFALGAVLAFVILLVRRHVPESPRWLLIHGRDDEAERIVSSIEERVEAERGGEALPRAEGEITIHQRRSVSFAEIARTVFSDYRRRSVLGFSLFIGQAFLYNAITFGFGAILTQFFDVPTGDTGYYFAVIAVGNFCGPLLLGKLFDTVGRRVMISSTYLLSGLLLFGTAWLFDRGSLSAGTMTACWCAVLFFASAGASSAYLTVSEVFPMETRAMSIAFFYALGTAAGGISGPLLFADLTSTGKVGDTVLAFQIGAGLMCAAGLVAAFLAVRAEQRSLEDIAKPLTAA
- a CDS encoding ABC transporter permease, which gives rise to MAETSRLGEGVRAYWLIAGMWIRSAMTYRTSFVVTMCGNLLMTGLDFAGILLMFSQVDSLGGWGLPEIAFLYGLSVTAFGIADLVLGSMDVLGSRIRDGSFDILLVRPAPVLAQIGADRFAVRRLGRITQGTVVLVWALASVDVSWSAAKVLLVPVMVVSGAVIFCAVFVAGAAFQIYAQDASEVQNAFTYGGTTLLQYPPSVFGKDFVRGVTFVLPLAFVNWVPASYVLDRPYPLDLPPWAAFAPPLVAVACCALAGFAWRAGLGSYRSTGS